In the Thermus thermamylovorans genome, one interval contains:
- a CDS encoding GNAT family N-acetyltransferase, with protein MGYVPPPTPQYGLEEGPVLLKDGRTALLRRATPKDLPLFVEFLGRLSPASLRMRFFSPISPEKAAELLLSAKPEEEKVTLIVLAGEPQRIVATGEYVRAKGEEAAEVAFLVEDAFQGKGLGTLLLERLALIAAKRGVRRFQAFVLAENRQMLNVFTESGFQVKAHRDGGEVEVEFEILLEERAAERFEWREKVSTLASLHPFFFPRGVAVVGASRDPESIGYRVLENLIFGRFQGPVYPVNEAIGKEGGTVGPLLAYPNVESIPGPVDLAVIAVPKERVLDALEACGRRGLRGAILLTTGFTEREARELADKARRLGMRLLGPGSLGLFHTHPEARLAAGLAPLPRPGPLALSSQSGTLGRAVMAYAEGMGLGVSAFVSLGAKTDISSNDLLQFWEEDERTRVILLYLEGFGNPRRFSRLARRIGKKKPILAVHPSRDPLVRALFAQAGVVRANSLEEAFDAAALLALGRLPGNNRVCLISNASGPSNLALEVLKEGGLEVEHVDLGSTARAEDFARALEEARRSEAGSLFLLFVPMGFMSEEEFLALVERAEGDKLFLACSMGATGPRARLLGQAALFRFPESAAIALARAWAYRAWREEPLHFPDFQDLRLEQARRLVEGKKALTEEEARSLLQAFGLPLGDGEGLALRLSAEPHPLFGPVLTLLLPTPLGNQVLGKRLSPLTEGDARELFRPLEGKADPAPYREIALRLSRLLEELPQVEGVSLDLAGPRVARFALRLHADPKPR; from the coding sequence ATGGGCTATGTGCCCCCGCCCACCCCCCAGTACGGCCTGGAGGAGGGCCCCGTCCTCCTCAAGGACGGGCGCACCGCCCTCCTGCGCCGGGCCACCCCCAAGGACCTCCCCCTCTTCGTGGAGTTCCTGGGGAGGCTTTCCCCCGCCTCCTTGCGCATGCGCTTCTTCTCCCCCATCTCCCCGGAGAAGGCGGCGGAGCTCCTCCTCTCCGCCAAACCCGAGGAGGAGAAGGTCACCCTCATCGTCCTCGCCGGGGAGCCCCAGAGGATCGTGGCCACGGGGGAGTACGTGCGGGCCAAGGGGGAGGAGGCCGCCGAGGTGGCCTTCCTGGTGGAGGACGCCTTCCAGGGCAAGGGCCTGGGGACCCTCCTTCTGGAAAGGCTGGCCCTCATCGCCGCCAAGCGGGGGGTGCGCCGCTTCCAGGCCTTCGTTTTGGCGGAAAACCGCCAGATGCTCAACGTCTTCACGGAAAGCGGCTTCCAGGTGAAGGCCCACCGGGACGGGGGGGAGGTGGAGGTGGAGTTCGAGATCCTCCTGGAGGAGAGGGCAGCGGAGCGCTTCGAGTGGCGGGAGAAGGTCTCCACCCTGGCCAGCCTGCACCCCTTCTTCTTCCCCCGGGGGGTGGCGGTGGTGGGGGCGAGCCGCGACCCGGAGAGCATCGGCTACCGGGTGCTGGAAAACCTCATCTTCGGCCGCTTCCAGGGACCCGTCTACCCGGTGAACGAGGCCATCGGCAAGGAAGGGGGGACGGTGGGCCCCCTCCTGGCCTACCCCAACGTGGAGAGCATCCCCGGCCCCGTGGACCTGGCGGTGATCGCCGTGCCCAAGGAGCGGGTGCTGGACGCTTTGGAGGCCTGCGGGAGGCGGGGGCTAAGGGGAGCCATCCTGCTCACCACGGGCTTCACGGAAAGGGAGGCCCGGGAGCTCGCCGACAAGGCCCGGCGCCTGGGCATGCGCCTTCTGGGCCCGGGCTCCCTGGGCCTCTTCCACACCCACCCCGAGGCCCGCCTGGCCGCGGGCCTGGCCCCCCTGCCCAGGCCCGGTCCCCTGGCCCTCTCCAGCCAGTCGGGTACCCTGGGGCGGGCGGTGATGGCCTACGCCGAGGGCATGGGCCTGGGGGTTTCCGCCTTCGTCTCCCTGGGGGCTAAGACGGACATATCTTCCAACGACCTCCTGCAGTTCTGGGAGGAGGACGAGCGCACGAGGGTGATCCTCCTCTACCTGGAGGGGTTCGGCAACCCCCGGCGCTTCTCCCGCCTGGCCCGCCGCATCGGCAAGAAGAAGCCCATCCTGGCGGTGCACCCCTCCCGCGACCCCCTGGTGCGGGCCCTCTTCGCCCAGGCCGGGGTGGTGCGGGCCAACAGCCTGGAGGAGGCCTTCGACGCCGCCGCCCTCCTCGCCCTGGGCCGCCTGCCCGGGAACAACCGGGTGTGCCTCATCTCCAACGCCTCCGGGCCTTCCAACCTGGCCCTGGAGGTCCTCAAGGAGGGGGGCCTGGAGGTGGAGCACGTGGACCTGGGTTCCACGGCCAGGGCGGAGGACTTCGCCCGTGCCCTGGAGGAAGCCCGGAGGAGCGAGGCGGGAAGCCTCTTCCTCCTCTTTGTCCCCATGGGCTTCATGAGCGAGGAGGAGTTCTTGGCCCTGGTGGAGAGGGCGGAAGGGGACAAGCTCTTCCTGGCCTGCTCCATGGGGGCCACAGGCCCCCGAGCCCGCCTCCTGGGCCAGGCGGCCCTCTTCCGCTTCCCCGAGTCCGCGGCCATCGCCCTGGCCCGGGCCTGGGCCTACCGGGCCTGGAGGGAGGAACCCCTCCACTTCCCCGACTTTCAGGACCTGCGCCTGGAGCAGGCCAGGCGGCTTGTGGAGGGAAAGAAGGCCCTCACGGAGGAGGAAGCCCGTTCCCTCCTCCAGGCCTTCGGCCTCCCCCTCGGGGACGGGGAGGGGCTCGCCCTCCGGCTCAGCGCCGAGCCCCACCCCCTCTTCGGCCCCGTCCTCACCCTCCTCCTTCCCACCCCCTTGGGGAACCAAGTCCTCGGGAAGAGGCTTTCCCCCCTCACGGAGGGGGATGCCCGGGAGCTCTTCCGCCCCCTGGAGGGAAAGGCGGACCCCGCCCCCTACCGGGAGATCGCCCTGCGGCTTTCCCGCCTTCTGGAGGAGCTCCCCCAGGTGGAGGGCGTCTCCTTGGACCTCGCAGGCCCCCGCGTCGCCCGCTTCGCCCTGCGCCTCCATGCGGATCCAAAGCCCCGCTAA
- a CDS encoding TrmH family RNA methyltransferase, whose protein sequence is MRIQSPANPKVKALAALKERRERERTGLFLVEGRREVARALGAGLHLEALLLGPRATPEDRLLAGEAPLLELSQEAMERVSVRENPPPVMGVFRIPQRRLAEVRLPQAPLVLVLLGLEKPGNLGAILRAADGAGADLVLVAEGVDLYSPQAVRNSTGAAFALPVYPVPEGEAARFLEGAGLPLVAATPRGERLYWEGDYRGGVAFLLGAEDQGLPEAWLGRAQARVRIPMRGVADSLNVAVSAALLLYEARRQRGG, encoded by the coding sequence ATGCGGATCCAAAGCCCCGCTAACCCCAAGGTGAAGGCCCTGGCCGCCCTCAAGGAGCGGCGGGAGCGGGAGAGGACCGGGCTCTTCCTGGTGGAGGGAAGGCGGGAGGTGGCGCGGGCCCTGGGGGCGGGCCTCCACCTGGAAGCCCTCCTCCTGGGGCCCAGGGCCACCCCGGAGGACCGCCTGCTGGCGGGGGAGGCCCCCCTCCTGGAGCTCTCCCAGGAGGCCATGGAACGGGTTTCCGTGCGCGAGAACCCGCCCCCCGTCATGGGGGTTTTCCGCATCCCGCAAAGGCGCCTGGCCGAGGTGCGCCTCCCCCAGGCCCCCTTGGTCCTGGTCCTGCTGGGCCTGGAGAAGCCCGGCAACCTGGGGGCCATCCTGCGCGCTGCGGACGGGGCGGGGGCCGACCTGGTCCTGGTGGCGGAAGGGGTGGACCTCTACAGCCCCCAGGCGGTCCGCAACTCCACGGGGGCGGCCTTCGCCCTGCCCGTCTACCCCGTTCCCGAGGGGGAGGCGGCCCGCTTCCTGGAGGGGGCGGGCCTCCCCCTGGTGGCCGCCACCCCCAGGGGGGAGAGGCTCTACTGGGAGGGGGACTACCGAGGGGGGGTGGCCTTCCTCCTGGGGGCCGAGGACCAGGGCCTTCCCGAGGCCTGGCTCGGGCGGGCCCAGGCCCGGGTGCGCATCCCCATGCGGGGGGTGGCGGACAGCCTGAACGTGGCGGTGAGCGCCGCCCTCCTCCTCTACGAGGCCCGGCGCCAGCGGGGAGGGTGA
- a CDS encoding DUF4129 domain-containing protein, with protein MAPLLALVLLLLAFPQGWPPLALGGGLLLLGGRLYPGGFLWLAFLPGLLHAGEAPFPLWLPEWALTSGLLLLLGLFLALRERPLASLFLLPPALLLGPPGLFLLGLLHGANLLEGALGRARARGEAFRLGLPGLLVPFFSALALFLLAPYPLPWPSVPPGPGEGIPAPLPGSPSGAPGGGGPAPHAGGGGGLAPWALWLLWALEGALPLALLLLLLALLPLLGRGRALPFRGFHLLPVLLALLAASLLLLYLGTLGGGGAGGAGVPHPAVPGPEALGEGNRTVPEPRARGEVGVALAGFGALLTLALLLALALFLWRQPRGDGEEARGGRGGGRGRSRREALPEDRVRRAYLRALLALRAWGLPRRAWEGPLAYQARVAARFPEVEGALSSLTRLYLPVRYGGRAGEEAAEEAETFLEAILRLCSTNASARP; from the coding sequence GTGGCCCCCCTCCTGGCCCTGGTCCTCCTCCTTCTGGCCTTCCCCCAGGGCTGGCCTCCCCTGGCCCTGGGCGGGGGGCTCCTCCTCCTGGGCGGGCGCCTCTACCCTGGGGGCTTCCTCTGGCTGGCCTTCCTGCCGGGGCTCCTCCACGCCGGGGAAGCCCCCTTTCCCCTGTGGCTTCCGGAGTGGGCCCTCACCTCGGGGCTCCTCCTCCTCTTGGGCCTCTTCCTGGCCCTGCGGGAGAGGCCCCTGGCGAGCCTCTTCCTCCTCCCCCCGGCCCTCCTCCTCGGCCCCCCGGGGCTTTTCCTTCTCGGCCTCCTCCACGGGGCGAACCTCCTGGAGGGGGCCCTGGGGCGGGCCCGGGCGCGGGGGGAGGCTTTCCGGCTTGGCCTGCCCGGCCTGCTCGTCCCCTTTTTCTCCGCCCTTGCCCTGTTCCTTCTCGCCCCCTATCCCCTCCCCTGGCCCTCCGTTCCCCCGGGGCCGGGGGAAGGGATTCCGGCCCCTCTCCCCGGATCCCCCTCCGGGGCCCCGGGTGGAGGGGGTCCTGCCCCCCACGCGGGGGGTGGGGGGGGCCTGGCCCCCTGGGCCCTCTGGCTCCTGTGGGCCCTGGAGGGGGCCCTGCCCCTGGCCCTCCTCCTCCTGCTCCTGGCCCTCCTGCCCCTCCTCGGCCGGGGGAGGGCCCTCCCCTTCCGGGGCTTCCACCTCCTCCCCGTCCTCCTGGCCCTCCTGGCCGCCTCCCTCCTCCTCCTCTACCTGGGCACCCTGGGGGGTGGGGGGGCCGGGGGGGCGGGGGTCCCTCACCCCGCCGTCCCTGGGCCGGAGGCCCTGGGGGAAGGGAACCGGACGGTCCCGGAGCCCCGGGCCCGGGGAGAGGTGGGGGTGGCCCTGGCGGGCTTTGGCGCCCTCCTCACCCTGGCCCTCCTTCTGGCCCTGGCCCTTTTCCTCTGGCGGCAACCCCGGGGGGACGGGGAGGAGGCCAGGGGGGGCCGGGGGGGCGGGCGGGGCAGGTCCCGGCGGGAGGCCCTCCCCGAGGACCGGGTGCGCCGGGCCTACCTGCGGGCCCTCCTGGCCCTGAGGGCCTGGGGGCTTCCCCGGCGGGCTTGGGAGGGGCCTCTGGCCTACCAGGCCCGGGTGGCCGCCCGCTTCCCCGAGGTGGAGGGGGCCCTTTCCAGCCTCACCCGGCTCTACCTGCCCGTGCGCTACGGGGGGAGGGCGGGGGAGGAGGCGGCGGAGGAGGCGGAAACTTTTTTGGAGGCTATCCTTAGGTTATGCTCTACGAACGCGTCCGCAAGGCCCTAG
- a CDS encoding AAA family ATPase, with protein MLYERVRKALEGWVLLREETLRLALATLLSGGHLLLEDVPGTGKTTFAKALARVLGLSFRRIQMTPDLLPQDLTGVYLYREGSLVWQKGPLFAQVLLVDELNRATPRTQSALLEAMGEGQVTLEGRSHPLPEPFFVLATQNPVEEEGTYPLPVAQKDRFAARLALGYPDEKALLQALRERDPLLGLEAVTGPEEVLALRGEVRRVRVAEELLDYLLALSAWLRGREEVRLGPSPRALLQVERLAQALAFLEGRPFAVPEDLQRAFRAAIPHRLLLRLEAELSGASPQGLLAQALQAVPAPVEWA; from the coding sequence ATGCTCTACGAACGCGTCCGCAAGGCCCTAGAGGGGTGGGTCCTCCTGCGGGAGGAGACCTTGAGGCTTGCCCTGGCCACCCTGCTCTCCGGGGGCCACCTCCTCCTGGAGGACGTGCCCGGCACGGGCAAGACCACCTTCGCCAAGGCCCTGGCCCGGGTCCTGGGCCTCTCCTTCCGCCGCATCCAGATGACCCCCGACCTCCTGCCCCAGGACCTCACCGGGGTCTACCTCTACCGGGAGGGGAGCCTGGTGTGGCAGAAGGGCCCCCTCTTCGCCCAGGTCCTGCTGGTGGACGAGCTGAACCGGGCCACCCCCAGGACCCAGTCCGCCCTCCTCGAGGCCATGGGGGAGGGGCAGGTGACCCTGGAGGGGAGGAGCCACCCCCTGCCCGAGCCCTTCTTCGTCCTGGCCACCCAGAACCCGGTGGAGGAGGAGGGCACCTACCCCCTCCCCGTGGCCCAAAAGGACCGCTTCGCCGCCCGGCTCGCCCTGGGCTACCCCGACGAGAAGGCCCTTCTCCAGGCCCTGAGGGAGCGGGACCCCCTTTTGGGCCTGGAGGCGGTCACCGGGCCGGAGGAGGTTTTGGCCCTGCGGGGGGAGGTGCGGCGGGTTCGGGTCGCCGAGGAGCTTCTGGACTACCTCCTCGCCCTCTCCGCCTGGCTCCGGGGCCGGGAGGAGGTGCGGCTTGGCCCCTCCCCCAGGGCCCTTTTGCAGGTGGAGCGCCTGGCCCAGGCCCTGGCCTTTCTGGAGGGCCGCCCCTTCGCCGTCCCCGAGGATCTCCAGCGGGCTTTCCGGGCGGCCATCCCCCACCGCCTCCTCCTCCGCCTGGAGGCGGAGCTTTCCGGGGCGAGCCCGCAAGGGCTCTTGGCGCAGGCCCTCCAGGCGGTCCCCGCCCCGGTGGAGTGGGCCTAA
- the groES gene encoding co-chaperone GroES, whose translation MAAEVKTVIKPLGDRVVVKRIEEEPKTKGGIVLPDTAKEKPQKGKVIAVGTGRILENGQKVPLEVKEGDIVVFAKYGGTEIEIEGEEYVILSERDLLAVLG comes from the coding sequence ATGGCAGCGGAGGTGAAGACGGTGATCAAGCCCCTAGGCGACCGGGTGGTGGTGAAGCGGATCGAGGAGGAGCCCAAGACCAAGGGGGGCATCGTGCTCCCCGACACCGCCAAGGAGAAGCCCCAGAAGGGCAAGGTGATCGCGGTGGGCACGGGCCGGATCCTGGAGAACGGGCAGAAGGTGCCCCTCGAGGTCAAGGAGGGGGACATCGTGGTCTTCGCCAAGTACGGCGGCACCGAGATCGAGATCGAGGGGGAGGAATACGTGATCCTCTCCGAGCGCGACCTTCTGGCGGTTCTGGGCTAA
- a CDS encoding DUF58 domain-containing protein, whose amino-acid sequence MGSLLALLGLALLLALYRAPWLARARAELRGLPPGFPGQGGEGGAEVELVCPLPVLFRLESLPSAPLGLEPRSVSGVAWGRTRLRLPLPCRYRRRGEHPVRLGLRLQGPLGLGERRLLLEPGRVLVYPALRALPPFHPAPSFFLEGRPTPFGLPDPLEAKGLRPYRPGDSLRLLARKASLRRGQPLVREVEKSLLGSLFLHLDTQALHPSYPDHAASLAAWLLLQAERRGERYGLSAGEVLPLGRGRAHLERALVLLARLKATPAPALPPPAPPGSTYLLVSQGAEAAFLQAALRGAARARRGVLLLLPEGYFLYPGERGRRAFGKTPGLERALALRGLLLAHGLELRVVRGHEPLALQSSPQPP is encoded by the coding sequence ATGGGAAGCCTCCTGGCCCTCCTGGGGCTTGCCCTCCTCCTGGCCCTGTACCGGGCCCCCTGGCTGGCCCGGGCCCGGGCGGAGCTGCGGGGGCTTCCCCCGGGCTTCCCCGGCCAGGGGGGCGAGGGGGGGGCGGAGGTGGAGCTCGTTTGCCCCTTGCCCGTCCTCTTCCGGCTGGAAAGCCTGCCCTCGGCCCCCCTGGGCCTCGAGCCCCGGAGCGTTTCCGGGGTGGCCTGGGGGAGGACCCGGCTTCGCCTCCCCCTGCCCTGCCGCTACCGCAGGCGGGGGGAGCACCCGGTGCGCCTGGGCCTCCGCCTCCAGGGCCCCTTGGGCCTAGGGGAGAGGCGGCTCCTCCTGGAGCCGGGGCGGGTCCTGGTCTACCCCGCCCTCAGGGCCCTGCCCCCCTTCCACCCCGCCCCCAGCTTCTTCCTGGAGGGCAGGCCCACCCCCTTCGGCCTCCCGGACCCCCTCGAGGCCAAAGGCCTCCGCCCCTACCGGCCCGGGGACTCCCTGCGCCTCCTGGCCAGGAAGGCCAGCCTCCGCCGGGGCCAGCCCCTGGTGCGGGAGGTGGAGAAAAGCTTGCTGGGGAGCCTTTTCCTCCACCTGGACACCCAGGCCCTCCACCCCAGCTACCCCGACCACGCGGCGAGCCTGGCCGCCTGGCTTCTCCTGCAGGCGGAAAGGCGGGGGGAGCGCTACGGCCTCTCCGCGGGGGAGGTCCTCCCCCTGGGCCGGGGCAGGGCCCACCTGGAGCGGGCCCTGGTCCTCCTGGCCCGCCTAAAGGCCACCCCCGCGCCCGCCCTCCCGCCCCCGGCCCCCCCGGGAAGCACCTACCTCCTGGTGAGCCAGGGGGCGGAGGCGGCCTTCCTCCAGGCGGCCCTCCGGGGGGCGGCCCGGGCCCGGCGGGGGGTTTTGCTCCTCCTGCCCGAGGGCTACTTCCTCTACCCCGGGGAGAGGGGCCGCAGGGCCTTCGGCAAGACCCCGGGGCTGGAGCGGGCCCTGGCCCTGCGGGGCCTCCTCCTGGCCCACGGCCTGGAGCTTCGGGTGGTGCGGGGGCACGAGCCCCTCGCCCTACAATCCTCCCCTCAACCCCCTTGA